In Cervus elaphus chromosome 31, mCerEla1.1, whole genome shotgun sequence, one DNA window encodes the following:
- the LOC122687557 gene encoding ATP synthase-coupling factor 6, mitochondrial-like: MILQRLFTLSSIVQSAISASLRQNIGVTAVAFNKELDPVQKLFVDKIREYGTKRQTSGGPVDAGPEYQQDLDRELFKLKEMYGKADMNTFPNFTFEDPKFEAVEKPQS, from the coding sequence ATGATTCTTCAGAGGCTCTTCACGTTGTCCTCTATTGTTCAGTCTGCAATCTCAGCCTCTCTGAGGCAGAACATTGGTGTCACAGCAGTGGCGTTTAATAAGGAGCTTGATCCTGTGCAGAAACTCTTCGTGGACAAGATTAGAGAATATGGAACTAAGCGCCAGACATCTGGAGGACCTGTTGATGCTGGCCCAGAGTATCAGCAAGACCTAGACCGGGAGCTTTTTAAGCTTAAAGAAATGTATGGTAAAGCAGACATGAATACGTTCCCTAATTTCACGTTTGAAGACCCCAAGTTCGAAGCTGTCGAGAAACCACAGTCTTGA